A window of the Cynocephalus volans isolate mCynVol1 chromosome 10, mCynVol1.pri, whole genome shotgun sequence genome harbors these coding sequences:
- the AARSD1 gene encoding alanyl-tRNA editing protein Aarsd1, translated as MAFRCQRDSYAREFTTTVVSCRPAELQTEGSSGKKEVLSGFQVVLEDTLLFPEGGGQPDDRGTINDISVLRVTRQGAQAEHFTQIALAPGSHVQVRVDWERRFDHMQQHSGQHLITAVADHLFGLKTTSWELGRFRSVIELDSPSVTAEQVAAIEQSVNEKIRDRLPVNVRELSLDDPEVEQVRGRGLPGDHAGPIRVVTIKGIDSNMCCGTHVSNLSDLQVIKILGTEKGKKNKTNLLFLAGNRVLKWMERSHGTEKALTAMLKCGAEDHVEAVKKLQNTTKLLQKNNLNLLRDLAVHIAHSLRNSPDWGGVVVLHRKEGDSEFMNIIANEIGSEETLLFLTVGDEKGAGLFLLAGPAEAVETAGPRVAEILEGKGAGKNGRFQGKATKMSRRAEAQVLLQDYVSTQSAEE; from the exons ATGGCTTTCCGGTGTCAGCGGGACAGCTACGCCCGGGAG TTCACCACCACCGTGGTCTCCTGCCGTCCCGCAGAGCTGCAAACCGAAGGGAGCAGCGGCAAGAAAGAAGTGCTGAGCGGTTTCCAAGTGGTGCTGGAAGACACGCTGCTCTTCCCTGAGGGCGGGGGACAG CCTGATGACCGGGGTACAATCAATGACATCTCTGTGCTAAGAGTGACCCGCCAGGGGGCCCAGGCTGAACATTTCACACAGATAGCCCTGGCTCCCGGGAGCCACGTCCAGGTCCGGGTGGACTGGGAGCGGAGATTTGACCACATGCAACAACATTCAG GGCAGCATCTCATCACAGCAGTTGCTGACCATCTGTTTGGACTAAAGACAACATCGTG GGAGTTAGGGAGGTTCCGGAGTGTGATTGAGCTGGACAGCCCATCTGTGACTGCAGAGCAGGTAGCTGCCATTGAGCAGAGCGTCAATGAAAAAATCAGAGATCGGCTTCCTGTGAATGTGCGAGAACTGAGTCTGGATGATCCTGAGGTGGAGCAG GTGAGGGGCCGGGGTTTGCCGGGTGATCATGCTGGGCCCATTCGAGTTGTTACCATTAAGGGTATTGATTCCAACATGTGCTGTGGGACCCACGTGAGCAATCTCAGTGACCTTCAG GTCATTAAGATTCTGGGCActgagaaggggaaaaagaacaaaactaaccTGTTATTTCTGGCTGGGAACCGGGTGCTGAAGTGGATGGAGAGAAGTCATGGAACTGAAAAAGCATTGACTGCTATGCTTAA GTGTGGAGCAGAGGATCATGTGGAAGCAGTGAAAAAGCTCCAAAACACCACCAAGCTCCTGCAGAAG AACAACCTGAATCTGCTCAGAGACCTGGCTGTGCACATTGCCCACAGCCTCAGGAACAGCCCAGACTGGGGAGGTGTGGTCGTACTACACAG GAAAGAGGGTGATTCTGAGTTCATGAATATCATTGCCAATGAGATTGGGTCAGAG GAGACCCTCCTGTTCTTAACCGTGGGCGATGAGAAAGGTGCTGGGCTCTTCTTACTGGCAGGGCCAGCTGAGGCCGTGGAGACTGCGGGGCCCAG GGTGGCTGAGATCCTGGAAGGCAAAGGAGCGGGGAAGAACGGCCGCTTTCAGGGCAAAGCCACCAAGATGAGCCGGCGAGCAGAGGCGCAGGTGCTTCTCCAGGACTACGTCAGCACACAGAGTGCTGAGGAGTGA
- the PTGES3L gene encoding putative protein PTGES3L: protein MERQHARTLWYDRPKYVFMEFCVEDSTDVHVLFEDHRIVFSCKNADGVELYNEIEFYAKVNSKDSRDKHSGRSITCFVRKWKEKVAWPRLTKDDIKPVWLSVDFDNWRDWEGDEEVELVQVEHYAELLHKVSTKRPAPSMDDLDDDSDSANATSN, encoded by the exons ATGGAACG GCAGCATGCCCGGACCCTGTGGTACGACAGGCCCAAATATGTGTTCATGGAATTTTGCGTTGAGGACAGCACCGATGTCCATGTGCTCTTTGAGGATCACCGCATTGTATTCAG CTGCAAGAATGCTGATGGAGTGGAGTTGTACAATGAAATTGAGTTCTATGCCAAGGTGAACTCCAAG GACTCCCGAGATAAGCACTCTGGCCGGTCCATTACTTGCTTTGTGAGGAAATGGAAGGAGAAGGTGGCCTGGCCCCGGCTCACCAAGGACGATATCAAG CCAGTGTGGCTGTCTGTGGACTTTGATAACTGGAGAGACTGGGAAGGAGATGAAGAGGTGGAGCTGGTTCAGGTGGAACATTATGCAGAG CTTTTGCACAAGGTCAGCACCAAAAGACCTGCCCCTTCCATGGATGATCTGGAT gatGATTCTGACAGTGCCAATGCAACAAGTAATTAA
- the RUNDC1 gene encoding RUN domain-containing protein 1, producing the protein MAAVEAVAEPVTVVAAPGPKTKDEEEEEPLPPCETVRWAPVGAVAEAGPGAAAFSEAAAAEEPGAAPGSPPDSPGRTLQRLRAERRRLDSALLALSSHFAQVQFRLRQVVRGAPAEQQRLLRELEDFAFRGCPHVLGYEGPEDPAGDEGDGLPGDRPRLRGEDQSEQEKHRLETQREKQKELILQLKTQLDDLETFAYQEGSYDSLPQSVVLERQRVIIDELIKKLDMNLNEDISSLSTEELRQRVDSAVAQIVNPARVKEQLVEQLKTQIRDLEMFINFIQDEVGSPSQTSDKYCECKASGKTGCGSTRTGSSKLPAGNSKTKAEDLKKVQETGLHLMRRALAVLQIFAVSQFGCATGQIPQTLWQKGQADRDYSPLLKRLEVSVDRVKQLALRQQPHDNVITSANLQDLSVGGKDELTMAVRKELTVAVRDLLAHGLYASSPGMSLVMAPIACLLPAFSSAPEAMHPWELFVKYYHAKNGRAYVESPARKLSQSFALPVMGGTVVTPKQGLLTAIHIVLTEHDPFKRSADSELKALMCLALNEQRLVSWVNLICKSGSLIEPHYQPWSYMAHTGFESALNLLSRLSSLKFNLPVDLAVRQLKNIKDAF; encoded by the exons ATGGCGGCTGTCGAAGCGGTTGCGGAGCCGGTAACGGTCGTGGCGGCTCCCGGACCAAAGACAAAGGACGAAGAGGAAGAGGAGCCGCTTCCACCATGCGAGACGGTGCGCTGGGCCCCGGTGGGGGCGGTGGCGGAGGCCGGGCCTGGGGCGGCTGCGTTTTCAGAAGCGGCGGCGGCCGAGGAGCCCGGCGCAGCCCCGGGCTCCCCGCCGGACTCGCCCGGCCGGACGTTACAGCGGCTGCGGGCCGAGCGGCGGCGGCTGGACTCGGCGCTGCTCGCGCTGTCCTCGCACTTCGCGCAGGTTCAGTTCCGTCTGCGCCAGGTGGTGCGCGGGGCACCGGCGGAGCAGCAGCGCCTCCTGCGCGAGCTTGAAGACTTTGCCTTCCGTGGTTGCCCTCATGTCCTGGGTTACGAGGGGCCCGAGGACCCCGCCGGCGACGAAGGCGACGGGCTGCCGGGGGACCGGCCACGGTTGCGGGGCGAGGACCAG AGTGAGCAGGAAAAACACCGTCTGGAAACCCAGCGGGAGAAGCAGAAGGAACTGATACTGCAGCTCAAGACCCAGTTAGATGACCTGGAAACATTTGCTTATCAAGAGGGCAGTTACGACTCCCTGCCACAGTCCGTGGTCTTGGAAAGACAACGG GTGATCATAGATGAGTTAATAAAGAAACTGGACATGAATCTGAATGAGGACATCAGTTCCCTGTCCACTGAAGAGCTTCGTCAGCGAGTGGATTCAGCAGTGGCTCAGATTGTCAACCCAGCCCGAGTGAAAGAACAGTTAGTTGAGCAGCTGAAAACTCAGATCCGAGACCTCGAGATGTTCATCAACTTCATCCAAG ATGAAGTGGGAAGCCCCTCGCAGACCAGTGATAAATACTGTGAGTGCAAGGCCAGTGGGAAGACAGGATGTGGCTCCACCAGAACAGGCAGCAGCAAACTGCCTGCAGGAAACAGCAAAA CAAAGGCAGAAGACCTGAAGAAAGTCCAGGAGACAGGGCTACACCTGATGCGGCGGGCATTAGCGGTGCTCCAGATCTTTGCTGTGAGCCAGTTTGGTTGTGCCACAGGCCAGATCCCTCAAACCCTGTGGCAGAAGGGCCAGGCTGACAGAGACTACTCTCCTTTACTGAAGAGGCTGGAGGTATCAGTAGACAGAGTGAAGCAGCTAGCCTTAAGGCAACAGCCACATGACAATGTCATCACCTCTGCCAACCTCCAGGACCTCTCCGTGGGAGGCAAGGACGAGCTGACCATGGCTGTGCGGAAGGAGCTGACAGTGGCTGTGAGGGACCTGCTGGCCCATGGACTGTATGCCTCCTCCCCAGGGATGAGCCTTGTCATGGCCCCCATTGCTTGTTTACTGCCAGCCTTCTCCTCGGCCCCTGAGGCCATGCACCCCTGGGAGCTCTTTGTAAAGTACTACCATGCTAAGAACGGCCGTGCTTATGTGGAATCCCCAGCCCGGAAGCTCTCCCAGTCCTTTGCTCTGCCTGTTATGGGAGGCACTGTTGTGACACCCAAACAGGGCCTACTGACAGCCATCCACATAGTGCTGACAGAGCATGACCCTTTTAAGCGCAGCGCAGACTCAGAGTTGAAAGCCTTGATGTGCCTGGCACTGAATGAGCAGCGTCTGGTGTCCTGGGTGAACCTCATCTGCAAGTCAGGGTCACTCATTGAGCCCCACTACCAGCCCTGGAGCTATATGGCACACACAGGCTTCGAGAGCGCCCTCAACCTGCTCAGCCGCCTCAGCAGCCTCAAGTTCAACCTACCTGTAGACCTGGCTGTGCGTCAGCTCAAGAACATCAAAGATGCCTTTTGA